In Anticarsia gemmatalis isolate Benzon Research Colony breed Stoneville strain chromosome 4, ilAntGemm2 primary, whole genome shotgun sequence, the DNA window AAGGATAATTAATGTGAGCACTGAACGACCGAGCACGTATGAGCTCTAAAGAGAAAAGGCAAACTTCAACGTATGCTCAGCTAAAAGCTGGAAGACGAAAATGTTTCACGACTTATAGAATAACTAAGACCACTGTAAGTATGGCAAAATTCTTTCGATAAACTAACGCCAGACTATGACgtttaaaaagtactgcaaaatagtttttacggcgctcgctagaggcccgatcagattttcatacaaaacttttgaTACCTAGCTAGTTGTCGATATTCCTGTAGAAATTATTAATCATAAAACGCGCGACTGaaaattttctgaaaaaaaattgcCACAGCTACCATACGGGATCACTCCAAGATGTAGCTTATCAAAGCGTCAATAAAATGCGAGTACCTACTATATCTGAGTTGCcttttattttaagacataTAGGTAACTGTGGTGTCTCAGTCCTAACACAGCTTGGTCCCATCTCTACTCGATCCCAACCcgatttattataaattcactCTTTAATGGACCATTTAATTGAACAAAACCACGATACGGCAATTCTTCCGCTAAGCGTCTGTACATTTATCACGTATCcagttaatttaattagataacatttaaatatttagactgttgtttggtttttaatttaaattgcttatttaagtattttaattggtgtaaaatattttaatttaaagaggCCCGTGCCTGTACTGGAATACTTAAGATACGCATTAAGTTTGTATTCGTGTAAcgaatttataaagaaaaagtatgtttagtaaaaaaaacgaTGTCTTTCTACTTTTATGATCTACAGTAGTAGAAGTACAgtaacttataaattaattatcagaAAGTCTACTTTCTTCTGATGGTGTTATTATCAAATCAAACAGCATAGCACAATCTAACGCCATCTATTTAAATCACACTGAACTTTTGATactaatttttcaaaaaatctttcataGGTTACTCATGCTAGGTAAAAAGTAAATTGAGTCATtggctatttttatttaattttaaaatatttatgcttcgtttattcataatatatagtACCATTATGCCTATAATCCTGTTCCAATAACTGTATAAGCTGTCTAACTAATTaacaatacttatatttaatttatacgaCTTCAGTTTTATTAAGGTTCAGTATAAATGGCAATAACTTGAAGGACGTCTTGAGCTACTCATTCGCAGTTAGTTTTCtaataaactcatattaaagTTCTTAATGCAATTAGTGACTTCTTTGAGCAGAACACTCTATTAAATAGCGCTGACATTACGGGACAAACGGCAATAAAACCTCGTTTCTTTCTTggaaactttataataataatattaaggcCGTTTCAGTCCCTCTGCTAGGCACGGGTAGTATCataatttttttcaacaatattaCACCTGTTTCTGTTCTGCTAAGCACAGGTAAGTGGCATCCTTTGTTCTTTCTGTGTTGTGAGAACTGTTAGGCCTAAGCCCACCAGGCTAGTACAGGTTGTGTTCTTTACTTTGAAGAacgtttaatattttcttgaacTCTAACCCAGCTGCGTCTGCCTCTGCTATAACTACTTTCCTTAAAAACTTAAGTTTCAGTTGTCTTCTTGTTTCTAATGTTGCACTCTCTACTCTATAAAATTAACGCCTAATTCCACCGCGCTAGCCAAGAGTGAGTTAGACTAGTATTCAAGACCGTTTACTTCACGTATTCTAAATTCCCTACGTTCTCGCCTTGTTCATTGTTAGGTGCATTACTCTCTTTAATTTACAAGCCCCTACCATCGAAACTCGCAAAGTATTCCttataagtgataattattcaCTGCAGAAATAGCAAGTGCGGCGTATTCTAGTTCCCATTCCCACATTAACAGCTCACGTTATTTCTACTGCATTCATTAACAACTTGGTAAAAAGTTGTGAACTTTGCCGCTTTACTGTAAAATATCTAGATGGAAACGCAAAACAATAGGCTTTTTTCATGTTTTGTCATTAGCAATTATACTCGTTAGGGATATTTTTACTATGCCTTTCTAACTGCGATCgattctttttaatatttttattatcattttgaaCTCTGTTTTATACCTACCATTCTTagatttaaacagtttttaagcTCCATGATCAACGACACAATTCATTGCAATTTTATGTTAATCGTTGAAATCATTTGTTCACAGTACTTTTCAAAAAGAGTTAGTAACAAATATGAGCAAAGTGCAATTTTTATGATACACATGCAAAACTTACCGGTAAATATTGAAACTGATTTGCATCAATCAGAATCTGTCAGGATAATAAGTGCAAAATCAGAATCAAGGTAATAAATTCGCACTTGCTTACAATCCGACACAAAAcgttacacattttttttacttaaattttaatatcaaagtgCTCAGCAAAATATATATCCTTCTCTCtcatattatatacctaattatatattatacataaatatattatatacctaccaCTAGTCGACAGTGACAAACAATAGGGTCGAAGCGCCAGCTATAGTTAATTAGCAACCAGCCTGACGatgtaataacaattatttaagttATATTCATAAAGCAAAAGCATAAGTTAAAGCAATCTGCTATCGAAGCATCGTTTTTCGTTTAAGTCAATaggtatttttacaatatagaTAAGactatatttttggtaaataacgTCTAATCTTATAACGCTCCACCTGTCTACAATTTAGCCATACACGCAAACATGCCGGTAGCTATTAAGGCTATGCTTTGTGTAACATTCAGGCGTTCCGCACAGGAATGCTTGGCGGGACGACCGAAAACTATGCACTAACGATAATAATTGGTTGGGATGCCGACAGTGCGAGGCGATCACAATAGTCTTGTTGACCCCCACTGTACGGAAGCATGCGTCAGTTTTAATTCCACTGCAGTGTACTTGTACTTGAAGATTTATTGCTCTATGTAACTAATTGAAAATGTCTAATCAAACAATTGTAGTTCTAAATAAGAGCTTTCGTTAGTATCGAGCTTGTCTCTTCCAAATTATCAGACATGGTAAGGATaccataattattttgtgagtGGTTTTTTAAACTCACCTTTCGTATAAAAAGATATACCCTTATAACTCAGCCGCAACTTGCAAATGATTCAGAACAGTGAGAAATCATATGAGTCACACATTAAATCTCATTCGATGTCTTTTCTAACGAGGTGCATTTTCTAtaagtatctttataaatagCTGATTAAATAAACTAAAGTCAATCAATATTGCGTATCTCTTATCATCTATATCATTATCACATGTGCATCTCTGTAGCTAACATGACGAGGGCTGTCCAAACACATGGCTTAATGACGTGTCCGTGACGTCTATGGGAACGGACTTTGTTAATTTACTAcgaaaacacaaaataaactatGTTTGACGAGTCTTCATCTATTTCTGTTACATTATTCAATGTGGGACTGCAGGATGTGGACAAATAAGAAGTATTgttaaaaaactagttttcaatTTAGCAAGATGATAAAATGCCGATTCGCCGATAGCTTAATGATGCTTcagctatatttttataaaaaagaagcatttataaaatacctgtatgaaaaaaatatgaatcatgATACCGCAAGAGTCCTAGATCGATAAATCATAAGATTACATCCTCGATACTCGACACAAGACCATATTAAATCCGTAATCTAGTACGCAGATCCAGGTTTTTATTGTGAAGCAAGAACTAACGCATAGTCAGAGAGATACCGACCAATAAACGGGGCGATAAATTTTCATTAATGTCAGTGAGTTCACTGTGTCCTTTTTTGATGTCAAATCGGGCTCCAATTAATTTGGTGGGAACACTTTCGATTCGTCGAAACGTGGTATGCAGGAGTGGAGCGTTTTGCCTGAGAACGCCCCGCCAAAATAGTGTTCcaaattttttttgtctttcttACAATAACTAGATTTTGTGTGCAAACTTTTCGTTGCTCTGTTATAAGAGCCGATTTTTTACCGCTATCGTATCATATTCGTCTTTGGAAAAATCGGACCTAATTTCGAAAAAGCGACGGGTTCTTAGGCACTATTATATATTAACGACGACGTTTTACAGATTTTACAGTAAAACTGTTAATGGATTAATTACttgcaaacataaaataaagcacTTGCAATAGTCATAGGAACTTGGAACTCACATctctctttttaattttgtcactaagtataataaattaaattgttggaGGTGCACATCCACACAATGAGGTCAAGCATTAAACCAAACTCCCAAAAATAATTCTACCTGCATATTTTAAACTACTCTCAACCCATCAAGATTAGTGTTAAAGCATAGATAAGCTGTGCACACTCATTTTGCGTTCCGTTCCTCTTTCGCTGAGCGTCCATTATTCCGACCGCGAAATTCTCATATTGAATGCACAGAATCCCAACTATTATCCAAAGCTGAACAAACTTCGGTTTCACCATCGagtgcttttaattttaatcttccTTGAACGAAAACAAATAGAAGTGGAATTTTCTTTAAGATATTTCCGATTGAGCGCTCTTTTGagatttgcatatttttattatatcccATAAAAGATAAGTATcctttgtgtatatttttgcCGATTTGAAGTACTTTTTCCAGTATCTAAAccagcaaaattatttatagagtaCAAAGTAAATAGACATGTAGTTCTCTTTCCCAAAGTCACAAATCTATGTGATTGGTTTAATACGacgaataatatatttaaacataatacaattaagaacaataataataacttaagcaaaataatttagtttgatAGCAACAGCAGCTCCACCCAATGCAGCCAATAATCCAATCGTTGAAATTTTCTTCAGTACCTGGAAACAAGAAAACGATCGTAAGTCTAAAAATACAATAGGAAcatggataaaataaaaagtatacctatcccaaaaaaattgaaatttatcACCTAGTGAAATTTATCAATATTCAAAAAGAGTTTATCATGTAAATTaaggaataattttataaaattataattctatCATAgtgtatcaaaaaataattttgtaatacttatttataattattataatttatctcTTACCTTATCCTGCCACTCGCGGTTCTTCACGCACTTGTGGTAAGGCATGGTTGTGAATGTGACAGAGTTGTACAGAGGCACCCAGACCCTCGGTAGGAGCCAGTAAATGAAGTCGTCTATTGCCTTCCTTAGGCGGTAGGTTGGACGGGTAACAAGATCACGCATCTGAAAATATACCACagaattaggtattttttattactatgatTATACTTACTATTTTATGGGAATTGAGCCAGATGCCAACCCGCGTATACAGAAGTAGTAGTAAATAAGATGTTTGTTTCGGTGTTTGGTAATAGGTTGCACTGAACCAGTGCATATTGATCAGATAAAAGTTAATCTAGTTTAGAACTATGGACACTATAATCCTGAGCACAAAAGTGGGCCCAGAATGCTTACTTGTAGGACTTAAAATCTAAAAGCTTTGTTTATTAACTTACCTCGATATAATTATACATAGCCAAATCACTGATCGCGAATGTGTCTTCCCATCGTGTATTGGAGAACTCTGTGAGAATATCAGCTAGATTGTCATTATGTTTCTGGAACAGCTGATCAAGTAGGGTGCAGTCTTCGAAGCCGGCGTTCATGCCCTGCCCGTAGAACGGTACTACAGCATGAGCCGCATCACCTATGAGTAAGGCTTTGTCTTCTACGTGGTATGGACGACACTGTAATAGACAACACATAGAAATGATAAtggtgaaaattatatttaaaatttaaaggtttctgtaccttatttgttcacccgacgtttcgatcgaattacatcgaccgtggtcacgggctgtttttagaaacgtcgggtgaataaataaggtatccaaacctttaattttcaatcgcgtttaagacccgttacattataataatatgtgtactagtcgcgagagtttaaaaacgttaatatttaaaatctgtAAAATGACAAATCTAAACCTTTTTCTATTTGGGAGGAGATCGTTGCCTTGCAACGGGACTGTAATGtagtaaaaaaatcaaagtaacaaaaaaatacgaacttTAACAGCAACTAAAGGTGAAGGTGATCCAGCAAAGAAGTcttcaattaatttgttttttccGATCAACGGGATTGAATCAGGGAAGTATTTCTCGAAGAAAGCTATAAGTTTTTCTGGAGTGTCTAGCCTCTTGAAATTTGTGAAAGGCATGAATAGTGTGACGGTCCATGAGCAGTCTTGATTCGGTAGCGCGATCATCATGAATTCTCCTCTTGGCCAAATGTGGAGGAAGTTCGCTGGCATCTGAAACTGTAAAAAAGGGTTCAATAAACAAATACCTAGTATTTAAACTGtcgatataaaaacaaaattagttcaCGTGCTAAGGCGGTGTCGAGCTATTcacttatctttaaaataattgtatatttaaactTTCGCATATATGTAGGACTCATGTTAGCAGCACTACGTCAAGGAAAATCTTAAGAATTGTGTCTATCTTCAAGTTTTGAGTGCAGCTGCGCAGATGAGATTGTGATGTAGGtacaacaaacatacatattttaggTATACATATAGGTCAGTAAgttaataagataaaattatgtaagtatattgtaGCGTTTCTtatcatatttgtttaatattatgccTATATGGTGCAATCCAAGACTCGTCTCGACGCCGTAGTCATTGTTATGAAATCGTTCCTTATcagatttattttactatttatttatccttatttatataatttttgttttgcaattcttaattatcaattacaaattataatagcAAACAGCGACTGTCTGCTTATTTACGATGTCGTATCGGAAGATGTGCGACTTAAGTAACGCATGTAGTGAATGGACACTTGGAAGCAAATGACATTATAAAACCAGTAGTTTGGTTTTCATTTTTCATAAATACGCCATAAAGTGCCGACGTTCTTGATAAAATAATGAtcttcatttaattataatgctATTAAAACGACAATAAATCACTTTGATATACCATTGGAGCGTCATTTATCACCGAACATTAAACGGATTTTAATACCCTAAAGAATATTAGTTTCAGCTTCAACTTTAAGTATACCTGACGCGAACACCATGGTCGTTAAGAAAACTTTACGGATACTCTTCTTCATATTAAATATCTACGGAGCAAGGATTGTTTCTTGCAATGAACTAATGTTGTATAATTTAGCCACAAATCGAAACTATAGTACAgtagtttgtataaataatatcctGACCAAGTATTTTCCTTGTGGAACTCTCACCGCTTTTGTGAATCCGAATACAAATGTGGATCAGCTAATACGAGATGCCAACGAAGAGACAATTTgtcacaatattattgtaaggaCATTCGATGACCGGAATTGGTACATATGGACAAACATTTATGTCATTACAGCAGAAAATTTACTTGAACTCTGGGCAGGCATGTTGGATTTGACTAGGGACGTGTTTTGGAATCCAAGAGCGAAGTTTATCGTTCAAATAAACTACTTGGAAGATAAGGAAGGAATAGAAGAGTTATTCAAAATAATGCTGAAATACAAAATCTATGACGTAATACTTTTACACAGTTCAGAAGACGATGCAACGATTTACACCTACCACCCattcgaaaataataattgcGGTAAGCATTTCGACAAAGTTGTAAATCTCGGAACTTGTGAAAATGCAGAAAATATAACCAATTTTTTCCCCAATAATATTCCCGATGATTTAAGGAATTGCACCATCAAAGTAGTAGCTGTCGACGATGTACcgaatttcatttcaaaatctAGTAACTACACCGTTTACGGAAAGTTTGTACCAGGTCTTGAACAATATGTACTAGATACTATCGCGAGCCGAGAAGGATTTTTCATAGACTACGAAATATTTGAAGAAGATGAAATAGATAATGGAATAGTCCTACCAAATCAAACGACAACTGGATTGCTTAACTATATTGATAGAGACAAAGCTGACGTGGCTGCCGGAGGGTATGTATTGATGAAGAATAGAGTGGAATTGTTTGACTACTTGTACGGTTTCAACTACGCCTCTTACAATTTATACACGCCAGTTGTAAGAAGCCATGCGTGGAGAAGGGTGTACAGGGAATTTGGACTTTCGACATGGTTATTGATTGGAGCCGCTCTGGTTGTGGTCATAATAGTTAGTTTGATactaagaaattatttaaaagatagaACATGTTCCATTCTTAACATATGGGGATATTTTTTCGGAAATGCCAATGCTGGATTGTCAAGAAACATAAATTTTAGAATGATCATATTCTGCTGGTCCTGGTTTACATTCTTCATCAGTAACTTCTACAATACAGCTTTAGTTAGCCTAATATCTGTTCATGTTCATGAGTCTCCACACTCGATCAGTGCTGAAAACTTTAAGTCTTTGCCATTTAAACCTTGTATTAGCGAAAATGCTCGAATGTTTTTCCAGTTTGCTTACAACCAGAAGTTTCCTGAAGGAGAACCTATACATAACTGCACCTATACTGACGGTGCCTTACAATACGTAGCTACgacgaaaaaatattatgccATCGAGATGGAATACAGCTATTCATTAAAAGAGTATGAGTATATGAACGATGAAGGCAAACATATGTTGGAATCGTGGATATTCTCGAGCACTAACGTAATCGTCATTTACCTGGTACGTGGTTTTCCTTTTAGGGACAAATTTCAGAAATACGCGACTCGAATGTATGAAGCAGGGTTGATAAAGACGCATTTGAAGACCATTCATCTAAGAAGCTACAGTGTGATAAAGCGACACCCGAAAACCTTCAAAACTACTTCCATACTCGACTTGAGCATGCATTTTTGCATCCTTATATCAGGACAGATCTTGTCTTTCATATGTTTCTTGTTGGAGATTTGGTACCATTATGTGACACAGGAGGAGAAAGTTAAGAGAAAAACGAAGTAATAGGCACTTACGCCGTCATTTTCATCGGCTGGTATACAAAGTTCTAAGTAGCCGTgttcaatgtatttttgactGTAGTCGAAGAGTGGTTGCTTCATCATTGCTTTGCGGACTCCTGAGAACGCGCCATCAGCTCCTATCACCAAGTCTGCGGTAACTTGCACGATTTCTTTTGTGTCTGTCCTGTAAGTCACAAATTGCATTGTATTTGGTATACATTTTAGTGTAGTAAGtagtattaaaagtattttgtgcTTGAACTTACTTTTGAAAAGTCAGTGACCCCTTGCTCAATTGGGCATCCACCAGTTTGtgatgaaaaaatctttcaacattaccatatttttcggattctgaaataaaatgatatttttttattcaaaagcaataaatatgcACATTTGGAAggcatgaataaaataaatatttatt includes these proteins:
- the cn gene encoding kynurenine 3-monooxygenase cn, which codes for MTTIRNGHANGSNGHAKKQLDVVVVGGGLVGSLEALFLARRGHRVRLYEYREDIRNTPQARGRSINLALSVRGRQALKSVGLEHHMIQEHGIPMRGRRIHKLDGSTYVIPYDANSKQCIYSVGRNYLNCQLLEESEKYGNVERFFHHKLVDAQLSKGSLTFQKTDTKEIVQVTADLVIGADGAFSGVRKAMMKQPLFDYSQKYIEHGYLELCIPADENDGFQMPANFLHIWPRGEFMMIALPNQDCSWTVTLFMPFTNFKRLDTPEKLIAFFEKYFPDSIPLIGKNKLIEDFFAGSPSPLVAVKCRPYHVEDKALLIGDAAHAVVPFYGQGMNAGFEDCTLLDQLFQKHNDNLADILTEFSNTRWEDTFAISDLAMYNYIEMRDLVTRPTYRLRKAIDDFIYWLLPRVWVPLYNSVTFTTMPYHKCVKNREWQDKVLKKISTIGLLAALGGAAVAIKLNYFA
- the LOC142987830 gene encoding uncharacterized protein LOC142987830 — its product is MSYRKMCDLTENLLELWAGMLDLTRDVFWNPRAKFIVQINYLEDKEGIEELFKIMLKYKIYDVILLHSSEDDATIYTYHPFENNNCGKHFDKVVNLGTCENAENITNFFPNNIPDDLRNCTIKVVAVDDVPNFISKSSNYTVYGKFVPGLEQYVLDTIASREGFFIDYEIFEEDEIDNGIVLPNQTTTGLLNYIDRDKADVAAGGYVLMKNRVELFDYLYGFNYASYNLYTPVVRSHAWRRVYREFGLSTWLLIGAALVVVIIVSLILRNYLKDRTCSILNIWGYFFGNANAGLSRNINFRMIIFCWSWFTFFISNFYNTALVSLISVHVHESPHSISAENFKSLPFKPCISENARMFFQFAYNQKFPEGEPIHNCTYTDGALQYVATTKKYYAIEMEYSYSLKEYEYMNDEGKHMLESWIFSSTNVIVIYLVRGFPFRDKFQKYATRMYEAGLIKTHLKTIHLRSYSVIKRHPKTFKTTSILDLSMHFCILISGQILSFICFLLEIWYHYVTQEEKVKRKTK